The nucleotide sequence AGTGAGTTATGGTGCTGTTCAGGGATGGGAAAAAGCTAATGGGTCTGGAACGCTCCCAAAGACCGACAATTTTTGGGCAATCGCGCGAATAACCGGTATGACGATGGATGAACTTTATAACTATTTAAAAGGCGAAATAAAAGCCGAAGAAGTAAAAATGCCTGATTTTAATCTGGATTTAGAAAATCTAAAGCAAAAAATCGCGGTTCTTCCCCCAGCTACAAAAATTGAAATTTTAAATTTTTTGCAAGCCGATCTATTTTCAAAATTGCCGGCTTGAACTGGAATAGCTAGTAGGGTTTCAAAAAATATTATTAGATGCTTTTGATAATACTGTCGCTGACCAGGTCATTAAGCCTCAGCTAGACATATAATCTCTAATTCTTTTCAATCCCTTCTATCTCGGTAAATTTCCGTAAATATACCATGTGTGATAAACCCTGTAATATCATAATCTGAAATATAGCCCTAACCCTCATCGCAGTGACTCAATCGCCTAATTTAGCCGTTCTGGTGCGGGAAACTTGCGCTCGTTTGGGGTTGACTCAAACCCAATTTGCTCATCTGTTGGGCGTTTCCTTTCAGACTGTCAACCGATGGGAGAATGGGAAGACTCAACCTTTACCCATCGCTAGAGAAGCAGATTGAGCAACAGTTACATCAAATGGGAAGTCAGGGAACCGATTTACTAGAACAATATTTTTCTCATTAGACATCAATTTTGGAGCAATCAGTGCCTAAAAAGCAAAAAACAGAAACTACTGCATCAAATGGTAATACTGTCAAGTTAGAGGATAAACTCTGGAAAGCGGCTGATAAGTTGCGGGGACATTTGGATGCGGCAGAATACAAGCACGTTGTTTTAGGGCTAATTTTCCTGAAATATATTTCAGATGCGTTTGGGGAACTCTACGATAAATTGTCAACAGATGAGTACGCAGACCCCGAAGATAAGGACGAATATACCGCAGAACATATTTTTTGGGTTCCAGTAGAGGCGAGATGGTCACATTTACAGGCTAAGGCTAAAACTCCAGATATTGGTAAATTTGTTGATGAGGCGATGGAGGCCATAGAAAAGGAAAACCCATCGCTTAAGGGAGTGTTGCCGAAAGATTATGGTAAACCTGCCCTAGATAAACGCTTATTAGGGGAGTTAATTGATTTAATTGGCACTATTGGCTTAGGAGATGCTCAAAATCGCTCTCAGGACATTTTAGGGCGGGTTTATGAGTATTTTTTAGGACAGTTTGCCAGTGCTGAGGGAAAGAAAGGGGGACAGTTTTACACGCCGCGCTGTGTGGTGGAATTGTTAGTAGATATGTTAGAACCTTACAAGGGACGGGTGTATGACCCTTGTTGCGGAAGTGGGGGTATGTTTGTACAGTCGGAGAAATTTGTTGAGGCGCATGGGGGAAAAATTGGCGATATTTCGATTTATGGTCAGGAGTCGAACCCTACAACCTGGAAACTCTGTAAGATGAATTTGGCGATACGGGGTATTGATGGGAATTTAGGGGCAAAAAATGCTGATAGTTTCCGCAATGATTTACATAAGGAGTTAAAGGCAGATTATATTTTAGCTAATCCCCCGTTTAATGTGAGTGATTGGGGAGGACAGCATTTAAGAGAAGATAGCCGTTGGATTTATGGAACTCCGCCCGTAGGAAATGCAAATTATGCTTGGATTCAGCAGATTATTACCCATTTAGCTCCCAATGGAATAGCGGGGTTTGTGTTGGCTAATGGGTCAATGAGTTCTAATCAATCAGGGGAAGGGGAGATTAGAAAAGCTTTGGTAGAGGCGGATTTAGTGGATTGTATGGTGGCTTTACCTGGGCAGTTGTTTTATAATACCCAGATTCCGGCTTGTTTGTGGTTTTTGACGAGAAATAAGGGTCAATCCCCCCTAACCCTCCTTAATAAGGGGGGGATGCGTCAGCGTAAGGGAGAAACCCTATTTATTGATGCGCGTAAGTTGGGGGTGTTGATAGATAGGGTTCATCGGGAGTTAACTTCTGAAGAGATTACCCGTATTGCTGAGACTTATCATAATTGGAGAGGTTCGGGTAAGGGTGAATATGAGGATGTGCCGGGGTTTTGTAAGAGTGCGGCTTTAGAAGATATAAGGGGACATGGGTATGTATTAACTCCTGGGCGCTATGTGGGCGCTGAAGAAGTGGATGATGATGATGAACCGTTTGAGGAGAAGATGGAACGGTTAACTAAGTTGCTAGAGGAACAGTTTAGCGAATCAGCAAGATTAGAAAATGAGATTTGTCAGAATTTGCGGGAGTTTGGATATGAACTTTAAAAGCACAAAATGGCAAGTAGTAACTTTAGAAGATATTGCTCAAAAAGATGGACATGGCTTTGTAGATGGGCCTTTTGGTTCTAATCTTCCTGCTTCTGAGTATGTACCTTTTGGTATTCCTGTCATCCGAGGGACAAATTTATCTCTTGGAACTACTCGATTTAAAGATGACGAGTTTGTATTTGTTTCTGAGGAAACGGCTAAACGTTTAGAGCGAAGTTTATGTGAACCTGGTGATATTATTTTTACAAAGAAGGGAACATTAGGACAAACAGCAATTATTCCCTTTAATCACAAATATCAAAAATTTTTACTTTCATCAAATCAAATGAAATTGACTGTAGATATTCAAAAAGCAGAGCCACTTTTTGTCTACTATTATGTTTCTTCTTTTACCAGCCGAAGCAAAATTATTCAAGATTCAGAAGCAACAGGAGTTCCAAAAACTAATTTAACCTATCTTCGTAAATTTCCAATCGTCCTTCCTCCCCTACCCGAACAAAAAGCTATTGCTCACATTTTAGGAACACTCGACGACAAAATCGAATTAAACCAACAGATGAACCAAACCCTAGAAGCAATGGCGAGGGCAATATTTAAGTCTTGGTTTGTGGATTTTGACCCTGTGCGGGCGAAGATGGAAGGTAAGCAACTTGTGGGTATGGATGAAGCAACGGCGGCGTTATTTCCTGATAGTTTCGAGGAGTCAGATTTAGGGTTAATTCCCAAGGGGTGGAGGGTTAGTACACTTGATGAAGTAACAGAATTTGTATTAGGTGGAGATTGGGGAAAAGATTTGGCTTCAGAACAATATAATCAACCTGCTTATTGTATTCGTGGTGCTGATATTCCTGATTTACAAAACGCGGGATTAGGAAAAATGCCTATTCGTTATCTGAAAGCATCAAGTTTAAAAAAGAGAAGTTTACAAGCAGGAAATATTGTTATTGAAATCTCAGGAGGAAGTCCGACTCAATCAACAGGAAGACCAGTATTAATAACTCTTAATTTATTAGATAGATTATCTTATCCATTAGTATGTTCTAATTTTTGTAGATTAATTTTTTTAAAAGAAGATATTTCACCAAATTTTATTTACTTATGGTTACGATGGTTATATGCTTCTGATTCTTTTTTACAATATGAAAATGGAACGACAGGAATTAAGAATTTAGCCTATAAAATATTTAGTGAAAAATATGAATTAGTTTTACCTCAACAATATGTTTTAAAAGTATTTGAAAAAACTACTCAACCATTATTTAAAAAACGAGATGCTAACGGGTTACAATCAGAAATTCTTGCCACTATCCGAGACACCCTATTACCCAAATTAATGTCAGGGCAGATACGGGTTAAGGAAGCAGAGAAAATGATAGAAGAGGTGTTATGAGCGAATTAGATAAAGATAATTTACGTTTTATTTGTCATGGAGCAAGAGAAGTATTAGAACTTTCTGTCGGAGCCGTACATATTGAAAAGCTAATTAATGCACTTGAAAGAGCAGTAGAAGAAGATCCAGGGTTAGCGTTTGATTTAGCAAAATCATTAGTTGAAAGTATTTGTAAAACTATTCTTAGTGATAGAAACGATGAAAGTAAAGACAAATTATTAGAGTTACCTAAATTAGTTAAATATACAACAAAGCAATTAAATTTGATTCCTGAAGAACATTTGAATCCTGAAGTAGAACAAAGTTTTCAAAGCGTTATAAATGGACTTATAACTACTATTCATGGATTGTGTGAAATTCGTCGTTTAGAAGGAACAGCCTCTCATGGACGAAATGGATATATAAAATCTTTAGAACCTTTACAAGCTTTATTTGCTGCCCGTGTTGCTGATGCTATTGCCAATCTTTTATTTAAAACTCACAAAAATAATTTAACTTCATCCAAAATTCCTTATTATGAAGACAACCCAGAATTTAATATTTATTTAGATAGTTTGTATGAATGTTCTATTGCTGGCTTACCTTATAAAACCAGTGATGTTTTATTCAAAATCGATCAACAAGCTTATATTAATTTCCTTCAAGAATATTTGAGTGATTTGTCCGTGAATCCTGAAGATTTATCAAATGAGGATGAAAAAGAATGAAACCTAACTTTTCTGAATCTGTTGTTGAAGATGCGACCCTAGCTTGGTTTGAATTATTAGGCTACACCGTTTGCCACGCTTCAGAACTTGACAGACAAAGCTACAGTGACATTATCCTAACTGATTCCCTTCAAACTGCCTTAAAAAAAATTAACCCTCAAATTCCCTCCGAAACTCTCCAAGAAGTCATCAAAAAAATTACCCGTAGCGACACCCCCAACCTCATCGAAAATAACCTGCGCTTTCATAAACTCCTCACCGATGGGGTAGATGTAGAATATCAACAAGACGGACGCACCAAATACGATAAAGTCTGGTTAATCGACTTCAAGCATCCCGAAAATAACCAATATTTAGCCGCTAATCAACTTACCGTCACCGAAGGCAAAAATACCCGCCGTCCCGATGTCGTCATCTTCATCAACGGTTTACCCATCGCGGTTATCGAACTCAAAAATCCTGCCGACGAAAACGCCACTATTACAGGCGCATTTAACCAACTGCAAACCTATAAACAAGAAATACCCTCTCTTTTCTCTACCAACGAACTCTTAATCATCTCAGACGGAACAGAGGCTAGAATCGGCACATTAACCGCAGATTGGGAACGATTCGCCCCTTGGCGTACCGTAGACGGAGAAAATATCGCCCCTAAACGAGTTGCAGAATTAGAAACCCTTATTCGCGGCGTATTCCCTCCCAAAACCCTCCTAGACATACTACAATCATTCATCGTCTTTGAAACCGACGGCGACACCATCACCAAAAAACTCGCCGGATATCATCAATATCATGCTGTTAATAAAGCCATTACTGCTACTTTAGAAGCTACCCATCCCCAAGGCGATAAAAAAGTCGGTGTGGTTTGGCATACTCAAGGAAGCGGAAAAAGCCTCACAATGGCATTCTACGCCGGTAAAATCATTCAACAGCCCGAAATGGCTAACCCTACCCTCGTTATCCTCACCGATAGAAACGATTTAGATGACCAATTATTTAACACCTTCTCTCTGTGTACCGACTTATTACGCCAAACCCCCACACAAGCGGAAAGTCGAGAACAGTTACAGGAATTATTAAAAGTCGCCTCTGGTGGTGTCATTTTCACTACTATTCAGAAATTCTCTCCCGAATACGGCAATCAATACCCTTTACTTTCCAATAGACGCAATATTATTTTAATCGCTGATGAGGCACACCGTAGTCAATACGGATTAGAGGCTAAAGTCATTAATAAACAAGAAGAAGCTTATATATCCTACGGATTCGCTAAATATTTGAGAGATGCCCTACCAAATGCCTCTTTTATCGGCTTTACAGGAACTCCCATTGAAGCTGGAGATATTAACACCCCTGCTGTTTTTGGAGACTATATCGATATTTACGACATCCAACGCGCCGTAGAAGATGAAGCCACCGTTAAAATTTATTATGAAGGCAGACTCGCCAAAATAGATCTAGAACCCTCAGAAAGACCCAATATCGACCCCAATTTTGAAGAAGTCACCGAAGACGAGGAAACCACTACTAAAGAGAAGTTAAAAAGTAAATGGGCAAGATTAGAAGCATTAGTCGGGGCAGAAAAACGGATTAATCAAATTGCCCAAGATATTGTTACCCATTTTGAGAACCGGTTAGCCAGCATAGACGGTAAAGCGATGATAGTCTGTATGAGTCGCCGTATCTGTGTTGACCTCTACAACGCCATTATTAAACTTAAACCCGACTGGCATCATGACGAGGATAAAGGGGGCATAATAAAAGTCGTTATGACCGGTTCAGCCTCCGATGACCCCCTTTTTCAGCCGCACATCCGCAATAAAAAACGCCGTAAAGACCTAGCCAAACGCTTCAAGAACCCTAATGATGAGATGAAATTAGTCATTGTCAGGGATATGTGGTTAACCGGCTTTGATGCACCCTGTTTGCATACCCTTTATGTCGATAAACCCATGAAGGGACACGGGTTAATGCAAGCCATAGCGAGGGTAAACCGTGTATTTAAAGATAAACCAGGGGGGTTAGTTGTTGATTATTTAGGCATTGCCGACCAACTTAAAACAGCCCTCAATGACTATACTAAAAGCGATAGGGACGATACAGGAATTCCCGTTAATGAAGCGTTAGCCGTTTGTTTTGAGAAATACGAAATCGTTAAGGCCATGTATCACGGGTTCAACTATCAACCCTTCTTTACGGGAACTCCCGCACAACGCCTTAATACCATTCCTGCTGCCCTCGACCATATTTTAGGCATTGAAGACGGCAAAGAACGCTATGTTAAAGGTGTCACCGAATTATCTAAAGCCTTTGCCTTGGTTAGCAGTACCGATGAAGCGATAGCCATACGGGATGAAGTGGGATTCTTCCAAGCTATCAAAGCGGCAATGGTTAAACATACAACAACTCATGGTGGTAAAAGTCCTGAAGAAATTGATGCCGCCGTCCGTCAGATTGTCTCCCTTGCTGTTGCATCCGATGAAGTTATTGATATATTCGCCGCAGCAGGGTTAAAAAATCCCAACATCGCTATTTTATCTGATGAATTTCTCGAAGAAATTAAAGGATTACCCTATAAAAATGTTGCCCTTGAAATTCTTAGAAAACTCATCAACGATGATATTAGATCCCGTTTGCGTAGAAATCTAATACAATCTCGTTCTTTCCGAGAGATGCTGGAAAATACTATCAAACGTTATCAAAACCGTTCTCTTGAAACTGCCCAAGTCATTAATGAACTTATAGAATTAGCAAAAGATATCAGGGAGGCATACAAACGAGGAGAGAATTTAGGCTTAACTGAAGATGAAATCGCCTTTTATGATGCACTAGAAGTTAATGATAGTGCTGTTAAAGTATTAGGAGACGATACCCTTAAAGCCATTGCTAGAGATTTAGTTATAGCCATTCGCAATAATTTAACCATTGATTGGACGGTTAAAGAAACCGTTAGGGCTAAACTGCGGGTGACAATTAAGCGGCTGTTAAAGAAATATGGTTATCCTCCAGACAAACAAGAGAAAGCGACTCTAACTGTTCTACAACAAGCCGAGTTACTTAGTGTTGATTGGGCGGCTTAATACTTTAGAACTTCTGTAAAGTTTTGTAACTTAAGGGCTGAAAAGGTCATCAAATTTTCGGGACTCACTTTAGTGCAAACTTATTATTCTAGTTAGAGGAGATAAGCAACCTACAATTAAGAATTATAGCACTACGCCTTTATGGCGCGGACATCATCTGAGATTCCTCGTTGCCTCGCTTGGGACAATTTAACATTTTCAAAGTGTCCTAATGTATTTTGGTATTGCTATAGTTGCTCAATTGTCCCCAAGTTAATGAATTCAAAGGATAGTATTTCACGGTTGCGGTAAGATGTAATTCTATAGTCCCAATTCCGTGAGCCATGCACGCTTATACTTTAATTGCCCCTGGGAAAATTAATCTGTATTTAGAAATTATCGGCGATCGCCCGGATGGCTATCATGAACTGATCATGATCCTCCAAAGCATTGACTTAGCGGACCGCCTGACTCTACGTTCTAACGGGTTGCAAAAGTGCCGCCTTTCTTGTTCTCATCCCCAAGTCCCCCTAGATGAAACTAACTTGGCCTATCGAGCGGCTGTCTTAATGGAGCAAGAATTTCCCAAAGAATTTGCTAACTATGGGGGAGTAGATATTACCATTGACAAACAGATCCCAGTAGCGGCCGGATTAGCTGGCGGCTCTACAGATGGGGCGGCGGTATTAGTGGGATTAAATTTAATCTGGCAACTCGGACTCACTCAACTGGAATTACAAAATTTAGCCGCACTATTAGGGTCTGATTTGCCTTTCTGCGTGTCAGGGGGAACAGCTATAGCGACAGGAAGAGGAGAAAAACTCGATCAAATCAATAATTTAGCTAATCTTTACCTTGTTTTAGCTAAATATGATAGTATTGCCGTATCTACCCCTTGGGCTTACCAAACTTATCGGCAACAGTTTAGTGATAGCTACATTAATCATCTGTCAGGAATTGAAGCCAAAACTCATCAAGTTCATGCCGGTCCATTAGTGGGTGCAATTGTACATAAAGATGGAGCAAAAATCGGCCAATTATTGCACAATGACCTAGAAAAAGTCGTTTTACCCGCCTATCCCCAAGTAGCTCAACTTCGAGAAACCATGCAGCAGGCTGGCGGTCTAGGAACCATGATGTCCGGGTCGGGTCCGACGGTGTTTACCCTGTGTGAGTCAAGAGAACAAGCAGCAGAAATTCAACAAAAAATAAGACAGAAACTCCCCGATTCAGATTTACAATTATGGGTAGCTCAATTGTCAAATCGGGGAATTCAAGTAGAAACTGCTAGTTAATAATTAATACTAACTTGCCTAATCAATCGAGGCTGCGGAGTTTTATGAGTCAATCTACCGATCCAAAAAAGCCAGAATTGTCTAATCCTGAAGCTGATCAAAATCAAGTGACCCCTTTACGGTGTTTATTAGGGGCAGCAATTTCTGCTACATTGGGAACAGGGATGTATTATCTGACCTATTCGATCGGGTCAACTTTTGCCCAGAAACCAATCACCTCAAGTAATCAACTTGTCATTAATATTGGTTCGGCTGTGAGAACTTTGGTCGTGGGGGTAGCTTCCCTGGCAACATTTATCTTTGCTTTTGTAAGTTTTGGTTTAGTTCTTTTAGCCATCCAGCTAACCCTACAAGCCATAAAGCAACGTTTGAGTTCTTCAGAATAATTCACTATGAAAATTGATCAAGTTTTTGACCTGCACGTTGTTGAAACCCGTTCTCTGTTAAGTCCCGAGACAATTCATTGTCTATGTCCTCTCACTGAAGGGGCAGCCGCATTAGTGACTCAGACAAGGCAAACCATTCGGAAAATTTTAGAAGGCGTTGATCGACGAATATTGGTCATTGTTGGTCCTTGTTCAATTCATGATGTAAAAGCGGCTTATGAATACGGAGAAAAGTTAATCTATTTAAGAAATCAATTAAAAGACAAATTGGAAATTGTCATGCGGGTTTACTTTGAAAAACCGCGCACCACAACTGGCTGGAAAGGAATGATCAATGATCCTCATCTAGATGGGAGTTATGACATTAATACAGGACTACAACGGGCACGGAAGTTATTATTAGATTTAGCCGATCTAGGCTTACCGGCGGCTACGGAGTTACTTGATCCCATTATCCCTCAGTATATCGCCGATTTGGTTTCTTGGACCGCCATCGGCGCTCGCACCACTGAAAGCCAAACTCATCGCGAGATGGCATCAGGTTTATCCATGCCGGTTGGGTTTAAGAATGGAACTGATGGCAGTCTTGAGTCTGCTATCAATGCGATGATAGCCGCCAGCAAACCCCATCATTTTTTGGGAATTAATTATAAAGGATTAGCGAGTATCGTCACCACCACAGGCAACCCTGACGGGCATTTAGTTTTACGAGGGGGAAATAGCGAAACCAATTATGATGCTGTTCATGTTGCAGTGGCGGCAGAGTTTTTAAACCGTAAAGGAGTTGCCGCTCGTTTGATGATTGATTGTAGTCATGGTAATAGTAATAAAGACCATAATCGTCAGTCGATGGTGTTGGAGAATATTGCTGAACAACTCAAAGAGGAAAGTCCTGATATTATGGGGGTCATGATTGAAAGTCATTTAGTGGCAGGTAATCAATCTATTCCAAAAGATTTAAGTCAATTAGTGTATGGTCAGAGTATTACTGATGCTTGCGTAGATTTTCCAACCACAGTATCTATGCTATATAATCTTGCTGAATCAGTCAGGACTTAATTTTTAAGAGTATAATCTTGCCTAATTGACTTTTCCCTCAGTTCTTCTACATAAGTACAAGAGTGCTTTTTTTACCTAGCAGATGTGAATGGTGCAAGAGTGCTAGGCAATTTCTCTATTTAAAAGCACTCATTTTTTATTGTTGCAGAATCTTGTGCATTTTTTTCGGTTTCAAAATTTTTTCGTTTAAATATAAAATAATTGTCAAGGCGAGTTAATAAAATTCATTATTTTTAGAGTAATCTTTACACAAATTAAGTGTTTTTACTATTGGCGGGTGAACTGGCAAAAAAAATATTCAGAAATCATTCTGAAGTGATTATTGTAAATTGCTATTAAAATTGTCATATAAGGTAGTTAAATAGCCTTAATTTCTCGAGGAAAAATTAAAAAATATAAGTGCAAAAAGTAGAGTCAGATAAAAGTTATAAAGGTTGAAATAAGGGCATTCAGAACAGGAGCTATTATGGTCAATTACGGACTTAAAGGATTTGAATTTAATTTTGATCCTCAAATTGCTAAAAAAGCAATGGAAAAAAATGAAATGTTAGTTTTGGGTCTTGATTTTGCGCCGATATGTCATTTAAATTGTAGTTATTGTGATCGCATTGAGGCGAGAAGAAAGATCCGTAAAGAGCTAACAGTTGAACAAAAAGTAGAGCTAATCAAAGAAGCTAAATCTTTAGGATGTCAAACAGTAGAAATTCCGGGAGCCGGAGAACCTTTATTAGACCCTCATTTTTGGACTTATCTGGAAACCATAGCTGAACTCAATATGATTGGGCTAGTATTTACTAGCGGCTATTCTAAAAAAGGAGCATTAATTAACGATTATACGGCTCAAAAACTGAATGAACTAGGAGCTTCAATTGTCCTAAAATTTGAAAGTATGGACACACAAGTTCAGGATAAAATGGTTCGCCAAAAAGGCTATGGTGAAAGCTGTTATCAAACACTACAAACGTTAATAGAAGCCGGATTTACTCAATCTTCTCCTACGCGCTTGGGAATTCACACCGTTGTTACGCCGCATAATATAGATGATGTAACCAATATTTTGCGGATGTCTCGACAAAATAATATTTTTCCCTATATTTCCTCTCTTATTCCCGGTGG is from Gloeothece verrucosa PCC 7822 and encodes:
- a CDS encoding type I restriction endonuclease subunit R gives rise to the protein MKPNFSESVVEDATLAWFELLGYTVCHASELDRQSYSDIILTDSLQTALKKINPQIPSETLQEVIKKITRSDTPNLIENNLRFHKLLTDGVDVEYQQDGRTKYDKVWLIDFKHPENNQYLAANQLTVTEGKNTRRPDVVIFINGLPIAVIELKNPADENATITGAFNQLQTYKQEIPSLFSTNELLIISDGTEARIGTLTADWERFAPWRTVDGENIAPKRVAELETLIRGVFPPKTLLDILQSFIVFETDGDTITKKLAGYHQYHAVNKAITATLEATHPQGDKKVGVVWHTQGSGKSLTMAFYAGKIIQQPEMANPTLVILTDRNDLDDQLFNTFSLCTDLLRQTPTQAESREQLQELLKVASGGVIFTTIQKFSPEYGNQYPLLSNRRNIILIADEAHRSQYGLEAKVINKQEEAYISYGFAKYLRDALPNASFIGFTGTPIEAGDINTPAVFGDYIDIYDIQRAVEDEATVKIYYEGRLAKIDLEPSERPNIDPNFEEVTEDEETTTKEKLKSKWARLEALVGAEKRINQIAQDIVTHFENRLASIDGKAMIVCMSRRICVDLYNAIIKLKPDWHHDEDKGGIIKVVMTGSASDDPLFQPHIRNKKRRKDLAKRFKNPNDEMKLVIVRDMWLTGFDAPCLHTLYVDKPMKGHGLMQAIARVNRVFKDKPGGLVVDYLGIADQLKTALNDYTKSDRDDTGIPVNEALAVCFEKYEIVKAMYHGFNYQPFFTGTPAQRLNTIPAALDHILGIEDGKERYVKGVTELSKAFALVSSTDEAIAIRDEVGFFQAIKAAMVKHTTTHGGKSPEEIDAAVRQIVSLAVASDEVIDIFAAAGLKNPNIAILSDEFLEEIKGLPYKNVALEILRKLINDDIRSRLRRNLIQSRSFREMLENTIKRYQNRSLETAQVINELIELAKDIREAYKRGENLGLTEDEIAFYDALEVNDSAVKVLGDDTLKAIARDLVIAIRNNLTIDWTVKETVRAKLRVTIKRLLKKYGYPPDKQEKATLTVLQQAELLSVDWAA
- a CDS encoding helix-turn-helix domain-containing protein, which gives rise to MTQSPNLAVLVRETCARLGLTQTQFAHLLGVSFQTVNRWENGKTQPLPIAREAD
- a CDS encoding restriction endonuclease subunit S, which translates into the protein MNFKSTKWQVVTLEDIAQKDGHGFVDGPFGSNLPASEYVPFGIPVIRGTNLSLGTTRFKDDEFVFVSEETAKRLERSLCEPGDIIFTKKGTLGQTAIIPFNHKYQKFLLSSNQMKLTVDIQKAEPLFVYYYVSSFTSRSKIIQDSEATGVPKTNLTYLRKFPIVLPPLPEQKAIAHILGTLDDKIELNQQMNQTLEAMARAIFKSWFVDFDPVRAKMEGKQLVGMDEATAALFPDSFEESDLGLIPKGWRVSTLDEVTEFVLGGDWGKDLASEQYNQPAYCIRGADIPDLQNAGLGKMPIRYLKASSLKKRSLQAGNIVIEISGGSPTQSTGRPVLITLNLLDRLSYPLVCSNFCRLIFLKEDISPNFIYLWLRWLYASDSFLQYENGTTGIKNLAYKIFSEKYELVLPQQYVLKVFEKTTQPLFKKRDANGLQSEILATIRDTLLPKLMSGQIRVKEAEKMIEEVL
- a CDS encoding radical SAM protein; its protein translation is MVNYGLKGFEFNFDPQIAKKAMEKNEMLVLGLDFAPICHLNCSYCDRIEARRKIRKELTVEQKVELIKEAKSLGCQTVEIPGAGEPLLDPHFWTYLETIAELNMIGLVFTSGYSKKGALINDYTAQKLNELGASIVLKFESMDTQVQDKMVRQKGYGESCYQTLQTLIEAGFTQSSPTRLGIHTVVTPHNIDDVTNILRMSRQNNIFPYISSLIPGGNALDNDGSAIITREESLNIIKILAEVDKTFGIEYTPTLPVAAGFVCNQINVGLFINLYGDIFECSACESVLCNVIEVGGLKAAWNLEQVKQRRVKFQNGYCPTREAYWDSVSEENLSFKPVAIAS
- a CDS encoding DUF3082 domain-containing protein, which codes for MSQSTDPKKPELSNPEADQNQVTPLRCLLGAAISATLGTGMYYLTYSIGSTFAQKPITSSNQLVINIGSAVRTLVVGVASLATFIFAFVSFGLVLLAIQLTLQAIKQRLSSSE
- a CDS encoding helix-turn-helix domain-containing protein: MKASDPRRKKLAELILKKREQELKMSQQEFCEYVERQTGIEVSYGAVQGWEKANGSGTLPKTDNFWAIARITGMTMDELYNYLKGEIKAEEVKMPDFNLDLENLKQKIAVLPPATKIEILNFLQADLFSKLPA
- a CDS encoding type I restriction-modification system subunit M, encoding MPKKQKTETTASNGNTVKLEDKLWKAADKLRGHLDAAEYKHVVLGLIFLKYISDAFGELYDKLSTDEYADPEDKDEYTAEHIFWVPVEARWSHLQAKAKTPDIGKFVDEAMEAIEKENPSLKGVLPKDYGKPALDKRLLGELIDLIGTIGLGDAQNRSQDILGRVYEYFLGQFASAEGKKGGQFYTPRCVVELLVDMLEPYKGRVYDPCCGSGGMFVQSEKFVEAHGGKIGDISIYGQESNPTTWKLCKMNLAIRGIDGNLGAKNADSFRNDLHKELKADYILANPPFNVSDWGGQHLREDSRWIYGTPPVGNANYAWIQQIITHLAPNGIAGFVLANGSMSSNQSGEGEIRKALVEADLVDCMVALPGQLFYNTQIPACLWFLTRNKGQSPLTLLNKGGMRQRKGETLFIDARKLGVLIDRVHRELTSEEITRIAETYHNWRGSGKGEYEDVPGFCKSAALEDIRGHGYVLTPGRYVGAEEVDDDDEPFEEKMERLTKLLEEQFSESARLENEICQNLREFGYEL
- a CDS encoding abortive infection family protein, whose protein sequence is MSELDKDNLRFICHGAREVLELSVGAVHIEKLINALERAVEEDPGLAFDLAKSLVESICKTILSDRNDESKDKLLELPKLVKYTTKQLNLIPEEHLNPEVEQSFQSVINGLITTIHGLCEIRRLEGTASHGRNGYIKSLEPLQALFAARVADAIANLLFKTHKNNLTSSKIPYYEDNPEFNIYLDSLYECSIAGLPYKTSDVLFKIDQQAYINFLQEYLSDLSVNPEDLSNEDEKE
- a CDS encoding 3-deoxy-7-phosphoheptulonate synthase; translated protein: MKIDQVFDLHVVETRSLLSPETIHCLCPLTEGAAALVTQTRQTIRKILEGVDRRILVIVGPCSIHDVKAAYEYGEKLIYLRNQLKDKLEIVMRVYFEKPRTTTGWKGMINDPHLDGSYDINTGLQRARKLLLDLADLGLPAATELLDPIIPQYIADLVSWTAIGARTTESQTHREMASGLSMPVGFKNGTDGSLESAINAMIAASKPHHFLGINYKGLASIVTTTGNPDGHLVLRGGNSETNYDAVHVAVAAEFLNRKGVAARLMIDCSHGNSNKDHNRQSMVLENIAEQLKEESPDIMGVMIESHLVAGNQSIPKDLSQLVYGQSITDACVDFPTTVSMLYNLAESVRT
- the ispE gene encoding 4-(cytidine 5'-diphospho)-2-C-methyl-D-erythritol kinase; protein product: MHAYTLIAPGKINLYLEIIGDRPDGYHELIMILQSIDLADRLTLRSNGLQKCRLSCSHPQVPLDETNLAYRAAVLMEQEFPKEFANYGGVDITIDKQIPVAAGLAGGSTDGAAVLVGLNLIWQLGLTQLELQNLAALLGSDLPFCVSGGTAIATGRGEKLDQINNLANLYLVLAKYDSIAVSTPWAYQTYRQQFSDSYINHLSGIEAKTHQVHAGPLVGAIVHKDGAKIGQLLHNDLEKVVLPAYPQVAQLRETMQQAGGLGTMMSGSGPTVFTLCESREQAAEIQQKIRQKLPDSDLQLWVAQLSNRGIQVETAS